Genomic window (Streptomyces sp. NBC_01431):
CATCCCGATGTAGATCGGCGAGATCACCATCACCACGGGGATGAACGGCAAATCGTAGTCGAGATTCGACGCGATGAGCTTCCCCGCGTGCAGGAGCTCTTCATAGGTGATCAGGTAGCCGAGCGAGGTGTCCTTCAGGGCGACCACCAGCTGGCTGATGATGGTCGGCAGCATCGCCCGGATCCCCTGCGGGGCCAGCACGTACGTCATGACCTGCGTCTTGCGCATGCCGAGTGAGAATGCCGCCTCCTTCTGGCCGCGTTCCACGGAGTTGACGCCGGTTCTGAAGACCTCGGCGAGCACCGAGCCGTTGTAGAGCGTGAGACCGGCCACCAGGGCGGGCAGCGGCTGCACCTTCAGCGCCACGAAGATGAAGAAGATCATCACGAGCACGGGCATCGCGCGGAAGAACTCGACGAGCAGCGTCGCGATCCAGCGCAGCGGCCGGTGTTCGGAGAGCCGGCCGGTGGCGAGTACCGAGCCGAGCACCAGCGAGAACACCGACGCGAAGGCGAAGGCCTTGAGGGTGTTGCCGAGCCCGGTGAGCAGCAGCTCCTGGATGCCCTTGTACTCGAAGGGCGTCCACTTGGTGGCGGTGAACTGGTTCGTGTCGAAGAGGAGATAGACG
Coding sequences:
- a CDS encoding amino acid ABC transporter permease; the encoded protein is MTAPLSTQSSALYDVPGPKTQQRHLVYGVISTALILALFGWIVYLLFDTNQFTATKWTPFEYKGIQELLLTGLGNTLKAFAFASVFSLVLGSVLATGRLSEHRPLRWIATLLVEFFRAMPVLVMIFFIFVALKVQPLPALVAGLTLYNGSVLAEVFRTGVNSVERGQKEAAFSLGMRKTQVMTYVLAPQGIRAMLPTIISQLVVALKDTSLGYLITYEELLHAGKLIASNLDYDLPFIPVVMVISPIYIGMCMLLSWFATWMARRQKRNPKTEAVDVAPAEPGTLLPRGPLPGP